The genome window AAGACGGCAGGCAGAAGCGACCGCTGGTACTGTCTGGAACGTAATTTCGGAAGTGAATCATACTCGTTGAACCTTTTGGCCCTTATCCCGCTGATGATTGTAGCAGGTTTTGTGGCCGGCATGCTCGGCGTGGGCGGCGGCCTTATAAAGGTGCCTGCCCTTGTGCTCCTGGGCGGCGTGCCCATGAAGATTGCAGTCGGTTCATCCAGCCTGATGATCGGGATTACCGCACTCACAGGCCTTTTCGGTCATGCCCTGGTCGGGCATTTTGATCCGAAACTGGCCTTGACTCTCGGTGCAGCGGTCCTTGCAGGCTCCCAGATCGGGGCAAGGCTGGGTGTGAAAATCGATAAAAAGAGTCATAAAAAATATTTTGGTTATCTGCTGGTTTTTATTGCATGCTGGATGGGCTATATGGCGTTTAAGTAGCTCCTGAAAAACCTATCCCACACAAAGCCACAAAGAACACTGAATTTTTTTTGTTCCCACTCCGCACTGACAGAGTATGATACAAAATATGTTTACCATACCCACAGGAGCGTAGCTTGATGAAACGTATCATGTTAACGATAATCTTCGTCATCCCCTCATTGATAAGTTTTGCAGGATGCGCGTTGATCAATCCGACCAATCCCTATCCCGATGTGACGAGGACGCAGGTTCAGACGGAATCCAGGGCTGTTTCTCGATCAAAAATCGATACGGAAAATAAATCGATTACCCTCTCAGATGCCATTGGCATAGCTCTTGAAAACAATCCCAGCGTGGCCGAGGCCCGGCATGAAACCGATGCGGCTTCAGCCCGGCACGCACAGGCGTTTGCCCGCGCCCTCCCCAAAATTGACGCTACGGGCGGCTACACGCATGATATGGATGACCAGCGCCTCATGCCGGCACACTATAACGGGGAACCGGGCGTATTCGGGGACGATATCTATTCGGCGGAGATGGTTTTGACCCAGCCGCTGTTTACCGGCGGACGGCTGATTAATGGAATAAGTGCCGCAAAACTGCTTGAGCAGGCCGCGGTTCATCGTCTCTCCCGGACCCGCGAGGAACTGGTATTCAATGTGTCGAGCACCTTCTATACGATCCTGGCGCAAAGGGAGATCGTCGGCGCGTTAAAATTTTCTAAAAAGGCCCTGGACGAACATCTCAAACAGGTCAACAACCTGATTGCAAACAAAAAAGCGTCCAGGGTGGATCGGTTGCGGATAAAGGTCAGGATCGCAGATATCGTTCAGAGGCTGACCTTGGCGGAAAATATGCTGTCCATTCAAAAAAGAGTCCTGACCAACCTGATGGGGGCATCGGACACGAGAGGAGCGCTGACCATTACAGGGGACCTCAACAAGGGACCTTCCGGGCCGGTGGACATGGATAGAAATATCAACATGGCTTTTAAACTGAGAACGGATTACATGGCGGCTCGGGCGGCCCTGGAAGCAACGGCAAAAAAAGTTGATGCGGCTCGGGCCGGACACTGGCCCTCCATATCCCTTCAAGGCTCTTACGGGGAACGATGGTCGGATGACCCGTCCGTTTATCCACCGGGTACGAATGCCTCCGATGATATGGGAAGAATCGGTGTTTTCGTGAATATCCCGATCTTTGAAAGCGGGTTGATCTCCGCCCGGGTTCGGGAAGAGCGGGCCGCCCTTTATGCGGCCGGGGAAAAACTCCGCGCCCTTGAACTCGGTATTCGACTGGATGTTCAAACCGCCGTCCTGAATATTGATACGGATATCAAAAGAATCCATACTACGGAAAAGGCCATTGATCAGGCAAAGGAATCCCTTAGGATCGAGAGGAAAAAGTATAACTACGGCAAGGGGTCCATCACGGATGTGCTGGACGCCCAGTCGTCCATGCTCGACTCCCAAACCAATTATTATAAGGCCCTGGTCGATTACAACACGGCCCTTGCTCAATTGCGACTGGCGACAGGAGTGATAAAATGAAAAGCAGGAAATCCCGGATAATTATTATTCTCATCGTGGTTATTGTACTTATCGGCATCGGTGCGGGCCTGATAAAGAAAAAACAAAGCAAGCTGGCCAAGGCTCCAAGATACGGTTTGTCCCCCGCAATTGTGCATGTGGCGTCCGCAAAAAACGGTGATCTTGACATTAATCTGACCTATCTTGCAGTAGTCGAGCCGTTTCAAAAGGCGGACATATCGTCCCGGGCTTCGGCATCGATTGTATCGGTCAATGTTTATGAAGGAGACCGGGTAAGACGCGGTGATATCCTCATTGTACTGGATGCAAAGGATATTCATTCCGGTATCGATGCCGTGTCCGCCCAGGTCAAACAGGCAAAGGCGAACCTTGCGTCCAATAAAGCCACTGTTGAGGCCCTGGATAAATCAGCGGCCTATTGGGGCCGTGAGGCAATGCGGGATAGCGCCCTTGCAAAAGACGGGGCCATTCCCGAGGCCCAGGCCGAGGGAACGGTGAATAAGGCGGATGAAATCAAAGGCCGACGGGATTCTGCCCGCCGGATGACGGATGCCCTTTACCAAACAATTCGGTCACTGGTACAGAAAAAATCCCAACTGACGGCCCAGCTCGCCTATTATATTATACCTTCCCCCCTTGACGGTGTCGTCACCCGGCGTCTGGTTGATCCGGGTGACTTGGCCTCCCCCGGAAGGACACTAATTACGGTGGAGGATACAAACCGTATGATGCCGGCATTTGATGTCCCCCAGCAGGACTTGGACCGAATTCGTGAGGGATTGCCGGTGACCTTTCAGATCAATGGAAAAGTGCTTCATGCAACGCTATCTCATCTTTTTCCGGCGCTTGCCGCATCCAGGATGGCACGGGCCGAAGTCTACATTGACGGACCGGACAAGGCCCTGTTGACCAGCGGGGCCTATGTGCCGCTAACCGTGCAACTTATGCATATCAAAGACGTCACCCTCGTGCCGCCGGCCTGTCTTGTCGCCAATCAAAATGAACAACCGTATGTCTATGTGATTCAGGACGAGCATGTCGCAATCCGTTCGGTTGAGATATTGGGGGATGGCGGCAAACTGACGGCAATCAAAGGTGTCAAGGCCGGGGAACAGGTGGTCCTCAACACCTTTCTGGGATGGGCGCGACTTGCACAAGGGATGCCGGTGGAGGTGACAAAATGAACCTGACCCGATTTTCCCTGAAAAACCCCTATACGATCCTGGCCTTGACGCTGGCCGTTGCAGCCCTTGGGGTATTTGCTTTTTCCCGTACGCCGACCGACCTGTTTCCAAACACGGTTCCGCCTCAGGTGGTGGTGATCACCGTGGAACCCGGCGCCGCGGCCAGGGACGTATCCGACAAGATTACGAAAATCATCGAAAAAGAGATCAACACCATCAGCGGCCTGAAAAGGATCGTCAGCACATCAAGAGACGAGGTATCGTCTGTTAACGCAGAGTTTTATTATGATAAAGCCATCGGTGATGCGGTTATTGATGTACAGAACGTAATCAGCAGGATTCGGCCGGAGCTTCCCGCAGATATTCTTGAACCTCGCATTTACAGGATTACCGATGCGACCAGGCCTCTGGTGACAGTGGCATTGACCCCAAAGGCACAGAGTAAAAAAACGCTGTTCGAGATACGACTCCTGGCGGAAAATCAGATCGAGGATGAAATCCTGAGGCTCCCCGGTATTGCGGATGTGGATGTCTTCGGCGCACACCAGCCTGAAGTCGAGGTGCGGATTTCCCGTGACCGTTTGGTTGCGAACAAAATATCAATCAATGAAGTGATCGGGGCCTTGACCAGGCAGAATATCTCCAGTCCTGCGGGCACCATCTATTCCGGAAAAAATGAATATCTGGTGCGGACCACCGGCGAATTTGAGAACCTGTCAGACATCTCAGCCTTCCCGATCAGGCACAATGGAAACGGCTATCTGCGTATCTCGGATGTGGCATCGGTGAGCCTGGGTGAGCACGAACAACGGAGCATCTATCATGGAAACGGCAAGGCTGGTATAGCGATTAATGTTCTTCGCCCTAAAAACGGACCCACGGTTGCGGCCATCAAGAGCTTTAAGGCATTGCTGCCAAGGCTTGAAGCCGAGTATCCTGATATCAATTTTTCCATCACGGACGACCAGCAGCCTATTATTGACATCAATGTTCACGGTATGCGCACCAGCCTGGTCCAGGCGCTTGTAATGACAGTCCTGATTATCTTTGTTTTTCTCGCTGATACGCGGGCGGCCATAGTGGTATCTGTAAGTATCCCTCTGGCATTTTTTATCTCATTGGTGGTCCTCTGGTTCAGCCCCTATACACTGAACATGGTAACGCTTTCCGGTCTGATAATCTCCGTGGGCATGGTGGTGGATTCATCCGTGGTTATTCTTGAAAATATCTACCGCCACTTTCGCGCGATGAAAGAGCCGGATGCAGTGCGGGCGGCGCAGGAAGGGGCGGGGGAAGTGTCCCTGGCCATAACTGCCGGCATGTTTACCACTGTCATTGTGTTGATACCGGTCATGTTCACCAGCGGTTACACCCAGCAGGTGATGCGTCCTTTAAATATGATGATTTCATCCACCCTGGTGGCGTCTCTGCTGGTGGCATTGACGATGATTCCGCTCATGGCGTCTAAATTTTTGGGAAATTCCCATACAAAACGAAATTCCATTGAACGGTTTTTCGGATACACCGACAAAGGGGTTACCAGGCTGTCACAATTTTACATCAAGATCCTCAGCCGGGCGCTTAACAAACGGTTTATTACCCTGATCCTGGCCTTTGGTTTTTTTATGATAACAATGCGCCTGGTAAAACCCTTGAACGGCGGTGAACTGATGCCGCTCATGGACACCGGCATTGCCCTGATCAATTTTGATACGCCGGGCGCCGACACCCCGGAGCAGGTGGAGTCCGTGTTGAGGCGGGTTGAAAAAATGATCTATGAGCAACCGGGGGTGGAGATGGTATCATCCGTTGTGGGATCAGAACCCGGACAGATCAGTTTCGGCGGGGGCGGGGCAACGAGCCAGTCCGCCAAGATCACGGTTCACCTGGTGGATAGAAAACACCGGCCGGAGACCATCTGGCAGATCGAGGACAAGTGGCGGGCGGGACTGCGAAAGATCCCGGGCGTTCGAAGTTTCCGGGTCAGCGAATACGGCGCTACCCCACTGTCCACCACCAAGGCTCCCCTTGATATTATTATCAGTGGTCCGGATACGAAAGTCATCAGTCGGCTGGCCTACAAATGCATGGCGGCTTTAAAAGGCCTTCCCGGCCTGGTCGATGTCCGGCGGAGCTGGTATGAGGACAAGGTAGAACGAGATATCCGGTTTGATCCGGCCCTTGCCCGCCTGTATCATATTACCCCGGCCGATGCCACCCTGGAGCTGAAGGCCTCGATCAAGGGAATTGCCGCAACGCAAATGCGTCTTACCGGATACCTGGATATCCCGATTAACGTGCGGTATTCCGATGCGGACATCGACAACCCGAACAAAATCAATGAGGCCTATGTGTCCACGAAATTCGGGCCGATCCCGTTGCGGGCCGTGGCAGATGTGACGGAAAGTCACGACCAGCCGTTTCTCACCCGTGAAGGGCTGGAAAACACCATTGATGTCACCGGCGGAAACTCCATATACACCATCGCCCAGGTCGCAAAAATGGCGCATATGCGCCTTTCCAAAATCAAGGCGCCCCAAGGGTATGCCATAAAGACGTCGGGAACATCTCTTGACATGAAAAACGGCCAGAAGGAAATGGGTCGTGCGTTGATCATCGGCATCGTGCTCCTTTATTTTCTTT of Desulfosarcina sp. BuS5 contains these proteins:
- a CDS encoding efflux RND transporter periplasmic adaptor subunit, producing MKSRKSRIIIILIVVIVLIGIGAGLIKKKQSKLAKAPRYGLSPAIVHVASAKNGDLDINLTYLAVVEPFQKADISSRASASIVSVNVYEGDRVRRGDILIVLDAKDIHSGIDAVSAQVKQAKANLASNKATVEALDKSAAYWGREAMRDSALAKDGAIPEAQAEGTVNKADEIKGRRDSARRMTDALYQTIRSLVQKKSQLTAQLAYYIIPSPLDGVVTRRLVDPGDLASPGRTLITVEDTNRMMPAFDVPQQDLDRIREGLPVTFQINGKVLHATLSHLFPALAASRMARAEVYIDGPDKALLTSGAYVPLTVQLMHIKDVTLVPPACLVANQNEQPYVYVIQDEHVAIRSVEILGDGGKLTAIKGVKAGEQVVLNTFLGWARLAQGMPVEVTK
- a CDS encoding efflux RND transporter permease subunit, whose amino-acid sequence is MNLTRFSLKNPYTILALTLAVAALGVFAFSRTPTDLFPNTVPPQVVVITVEPGAAARDVSDKITKIIEKEINTISGLKRIVSTSRDEVSSVNAEFYYDKAIGDAVIDVQNVISRIRPELPADILEPRIYRITDATRPLVTVALTPKAQSKKTLFEIRLLAENQIEDEILRLPGIADVDVFGAHQPEVEVRISRDRLVANKISINEVIGALTRQNISSPAGTIYSGKNEYLVRTTGEFENLSDISAFPIRHNGNGYLRISDVASVSLGEHEQRSIYHGNGKAGIAINVLRPKNGPTVAAIKSFKALLPRLEAEYPDINFSITDDQQPIIDINVHGMRTSLVQALVMTVLIIFVFLADTRAAIVVSVSIPLAFFISLVVLWFSPYTLNMVTLSGLIISVGMVVDSSVVILENIYRHFRAMKEPDAVRAAQEGAGEVSLAITAGMFTTVIVLIPVMFTSGYTQQVMRPLNMMISSTLVASLLVALTMIPLMASKFLGNSHTKRNSIERFFGYTDKGVTRLSQFYIKILSRALNKRFITLILAFGFFMITMRLVKPLNGGELMPLMDTGIALINFDTPGADTPEQVESVLRRVEKMIYEQPGVEMVSSVVGSEPGQISFGGGGATSQSAKITVHLVDRKHRPETIWQIEDKWRAGLRKIPGVRSFRVSEYGATPLSTTKAPLDIIISGPDTKVISRLAYKCMAALKGLPGLVDVRRSWYEDKVERDIRFDPALARLYHITPADATLELKASIKGIAATQMRLTGYLDIPINVRYSDADIDNPNKINEAYVSTKFGPIPLRAVADVTESHDQPFLTREGLENTIDVTGGNSIYTIAQVAKMAHMRLSKIKAPQGYAIKTSGTSLDMKNGQKEMGRALIIGIVLLYFLLLAMFKSFGHPITIMAAIPLAVAGAMWGLLLFDKPMCKPATMGLILLGGTIVNNSILLLDFILEARKRGVPKKDAILQSVQLRIRPILMTTSSTIIGLTPLIFEMAVGLERMSPLGIVAASGLLVGTFLTMIVIPVVYSSMDSLAIGVKQAYRFVMGEDAVAK
- a CDS encoding TolC family protein codes for the protein MKRIMLTIIFVIPSLISFAGCALINPTNPYPDVTRTQVQTESRAVSRSKIDTENKSITLSDAIGIALENNPSVAEARHETDAASARHAQAFARALPKIDATGGYTHDMDDQRLMPAHYNGEPGVFGDDIYSAEMVLTQPLFTGGRLINGISAAKLLEQAAVHRLSRTREELVFNVSSTFYTILAQREIVGALKFSKKALDEHLKQVNNLIANKKASRVDRLRIKVRIADIVQRLTLAENMLSIQKRVLTNLMGASDTRGALTITGDLNKGPSGPVDMDRNINMAFKLRTDYMAARAALEATAKKVDAARAGHWPSISLQGSYGERWSDDPSVYPPGTNASDDMGRIGVFVNIPIFESGLISARVREERAALYAAGEKLRALELGIRLDVQTAVLNIDTDIKRIHTTEKAIDQAKESLRIERKKYNYGKGSITDVLDAQSSMLDSQTNYYKALVDYNTALAQLRLATGVIK
- a CDS encoding sulfite exporter TauE/SafE family protein — encoded protein: MALGFEQVALLCGIFFIVSVIFMIFGQGGGAVYVPMLLAFGLPLYRCAATSQVLIIVATISALLVFQKAGFVDWSLALIVEPPTNLGAFLGGYLSPCFPAAFSKLAFACIILIGAYFMIRPIRDRQIKTAGRSDRWYCLERNFGSESYSLNLLALIPLMIVAGFVAGMLGVGGGLIKVPALVLLGGVPMKIAVGSSSLMIGITALTGLFGHALVGHFDPKLALTLGAAVLAGSQIGARLGVKIDKKSHKKYFGYLLVFIACWMGYMAFK